A part of Manduca sexta isolate Smith_Timp_Sample1 chromosome 10, JHU_Msex_v1.0, whole genome shotgun sequence genomic DNA contains:
- the LOC115443857 gene encoding trypsin-1 — MCRLIVLVLFLDCAFCYINLADVECGIDIARSGRIVGGVDSLPAEFPWAASVWRQGAHQCGATVINDRWLLTAGHCVCSVFDEFYRSKQLSVMVGYTDISTSDDSEPLSKIMPHPEYRCSRKSNDVALLKTIRQLRWSRELRPACLPQPSSNDFSGIEATVAGWGFTNEDRDKGSRPNILQKTEVTVVTNDQCNQWYQSTGSKVKIFPTQMCAGHENGGRDSCWADSGGPLMIKDAQRHVMVVGVVSTGSGCARPRTPGVYTRVSRYTDWIMESVGNDKARSGLNWYPRFG; from the exons ATGTGTCGTTTGATAGTGCTCGTGCTGTTTTTGGATTGTGCGTTTTGTTACAtaaatt TGGCCGATGTAGAATGCGGAATCGACATAGCCCGGAGCGGGCGCATCGTCGGCGGAGTAGACAGTCTCCCAGCTGAGTTCCCGTGGGCTGCTAGCGTGTGGCGGCAAGGGGCGCATCAGTGCGGAGCCACTGTCATCAATGACAGATGGTTGCTCACTGCAGGACATTGCGTGTGTAG TGTATTCGATGAGTTCTACAGATCTAAACAACTTTCAGTAATGGTCGGTTACACGGATATATCAACGAGCGATGACAGTGAACCGTTATCGAAAATAATGCCTCATCCAGAATACAG ATGCAGCAGAAAGTCCAACGATGTTGCGCTTCTCAAGACTATCAGGCAACTGAGATGGTCCAGGGAACTACGTCCGGCCTGCTTGCCGCAACCCTCGTCTAATGACTTCAGCGGCATCGAAGCAACTGTGGCTGGATGGGGTTTTACCAATGAAGACCGTGATAAAG GATCAAGACCCAACATACTTCAGAAGACAGAAGTGACCGTAGTAACAAACGACCAATGCAACCAATGGTACCAGTCAACGGGGAGTAAAGTGAAAATATTCCCTACCCAGATGTGTGCTGGTCACGAAAATGGCGGAAGAGATTCATGTTgg GCTGATAGCGGTGGTCCACTCATGATAAAAGATGCCCAACGCCACGTCATGGTAGTGGGAGTGGTATCAACTGGCAGTGGATGCGCCAGACCAAGAACGCCAGGAGTCTATACCAGGGTTTCCAGGTACACCGACTGGATCATGGAAAGTGTTGGTAATGACAAAGCTAGATCTGGATTGAACTGGTATCCTCGTTTTGgatga
- the LOC115443856 gene encoding SET domain-containing protein SmydA-8-like isoform X1: MGLENGSSVTAYEVRTSEDLGRYIVAARDLSPGDVVISERPLVFGPKAMPDPEASMPCVGCYKPVFTDIGERCSKCGWPVCSGNCPGLTDPRHHGVECDILSVRPECVLDNMSDYYRHDALLPLRCLLLQKTDPEKWKKLLEMQSHMESRTPGTQAYDEADEFIVEYLMNNFISKLEGDLKKYTPEASSELLHRICGIMDTNALEIRLQEGAELLALYANTCLIEHSCLPNTKHTFLQSPKDRNDLYTITVKVVIPIAKDEHIATMYSHALWGTQARRQHLKDTKYFSCKCQRCSDPTELGTYLSAMKCLGEEKTPCDGIHLPEDPLNEETDWACSKCSVKISNSQVNMIISQMGDEVDNVLMMGGNAIMLENLLCRLSMFLHPNHYHLYSIKHSLIQLYGRQPALSSVEILDRKIKMCKELIAITKILDPGNARLSLYSSVLQHELHSALVMKSKKANPDGTPKSLEEIKPLLIQAKAAIEDAISCLKDDDEETSGQKLSVVIEESKKDLEKYCKEKNIVL, from the exons gtCCGCACCTCCGAAGATCTTGGGCGGTACATTGTCGCGGCTCGTGACCTGTCTCCTGGCGACGTCGTGATCAGTGAACGGCCCCTGGTCTTCGGACCCAAGGCGATGCCCGACCCTGAGGCAAGCATGCCTTGCGTCGGCTGTTATAAGCCCGTGTTCACCGATATTGGAGAGAGATGCTCTAA ATGCGGTTGGCCGGTGTGTTCAGGAAATTGTCCAGGCCTGACGGACCCAAGACATCACGGAGTGGAGTGCGACATCCTCAGCGTGCGACCTGAATGCGTGCTTGACAACATGTCTGATTATTACAG ACATGATGCTCTGTTACCGCTGCGATGTCTGCTCCTACAGAAAACAGACCCTGAGAAATGGAAGAAGCTTTTAGAGATGCAGTCGCATATGGAAAGTAGAACACCAGGAACTCAGGCATACGA TGAAGCAGATGAGTTCATAGTTGAATATCTAATGAACAATTTCATCAGTAAACTAGAAGGAGATCTCAAAAAATACACACCAGAAGCATCGTCAGAGCTACTTCATAGGATATGCGGAATAATGGACACTAATGCTTTGGAAATACGACTTCAAGAAGGCGCAGAGCTCCTTGCTTTGTACGCAAATACCTGTTTAATAGAACACAGCTGTTtaccaaatacaaaacatacttTCCTCCAATCACCTAAAGATAGAAATGATCTATATACCATCACTGTAAAGGTGGTTATTCCTATAGCTAAAGATGAACATATCGCTACGATGTACAGCCATGCTTTATGGGGAACGCAAGCAAGGAGGCAACATTTAAAGGACACGAAGTATTTCTCTTGCAAATGTCAAAGATGTAGCGATCCTACTGAATTAGGAACGTATTTGAGTGCTATGAAATGCCTTGGTGAAGAAAAGACGCCGTGTGATGGAATACATTTACCAGAAGATCCTTTGAATGAAGAAACAGATTGGGCTTGCAGCAAATGTAGTGTGAAAATCAGCAACTCTCAAGTCAACATGATTATATCGCAGATGGGTGACGAAGTTGACAATGTTCTGATGATGGGTGGCAATGCTATCATGTTAGAGAATCTTTTATGTAGATTGTCTATGTTTTTACATCCGAATCATTACCATTTGTATTCGATAAAGCATTCCCTGATCCAGCTGTATGGCAGACAACCGGCATTGTCGTCCGTAGAAATATTGGACAGGAAAATTAAAATGTGCAAGGAATTGATTGCTATCACTAAGATTTTGGACCCTGGTAATGCAAGATTAAGCTTGTACAGCAGTGTTCTTCAACATGAGTTGCATTCAGCTTTGGTGATGAAATCTAAAAAAGCAAATCCTGATGGGACTCCTAAATCTCTTGAAGAAATAAAGCCACTATTGATTCAAGCTAAGGCGGCTATTGAAGATGCAATCAGTTGCCTTAAAGATGATGACGAAGAAACTTCTGGACAAAAATTATCCGTCGTCATTGAAGAAAGTAAAAaagatttggaaaaatattgcaaagaaaaaaatattgttctttgA
- the LOC115443856 gene encoding SET domain-containing protein SmydA-8-like isoform X2, which produces MEDFPIQVRTSEDLGRYIVAARDLSPGDVVISERPLVFGPKAMPDPEASMPCVGCYKPVFTDIGERCSKCGWPVCSGNCPGLTDPRHHGVECDILSVRPECVLDNMSDYYRHDALLPLRCLLLQKTDPEKWKKLLEMQSHMESRTPGTQAYDEADEFIVEYLMNNFISKLEGDLKKYTPEASSELLHRICGIMDTNALEIRLQEGAELLALYANTCLIEHSCLPNTKHTFLQSPKDRNDLYTITVKVVIPIAKDEHIATMYSHALWGTQARRQHLKDTKYFSCKCQRCSDPTELGTYLSAMKCLGEEKTPCDGIHLPEDPLNEETDWACSKCSVKISNSQVNMIISQMGDEVDNVLMMGGNAIMLENLLCRLSMFLHPNHYHLYSIKHSLIQLYGRQPALSSVEILDRKIKMCKELIAITKILDPGNARLSLYSSVLQHELHSALVMKSKKANPDGTPKSLEEIKPLLIQAKAAIEDAISCLKDDDEETSGQKLSVVIEESKKDLEKYCKEKNIVL; this is translated from the exons gtCCGCACCTCCGAAGATCTTGGGCGGTACATTGTCGCGGCTCGTGACCTGTCTCCTGGCGACGTCGTGATCAGTGAACGGCCCCTGGTCTTCGGACCCAAGGCGATGCCCGACCCTGAGGCAAGCATGCCTTGCGTCGGCTGTTATAAGCCCGTGTTCACCGATATTGGAGAGAGATGCTCTAA ATGCGGTTGGCCGGTGTGTTCAGGAAATTGTCCAGGCCTGACGGACCCAAGACATCACGGAGTGGAGTGCGACATCCTCAGCGTGCGACCTGAATGCGTGCTTGACAACATGTCTGATTATTACAG ACATGATGCTCTGTTACCGCTGCGATGTCTGCTCCTACAGAAAACAGACCCTGAGAAATGGAAGAAGCTTTTAGAGATGCAGTCGCATATGGAAAGTAGAACACCAGGAACTCAGGCATACGA TGAAGCAGATGAGTTCATAGTTGAATATCTAATGAACAATTTCATCAGTAAACTAGAAGGAGATCTCAAAAAATACACACCAGAAGCATCGTCAGAGCTACTTCATAGGATATGCGGAATAATGGACACTAATGCTTTGGAAATACGACTTCAAGAAGGCGCAGAGCTCCTTGCTTTGTACGCAAATACCTGTTTAATAGAACACAGCTGTTtaccaaatacaaaacatacttTCCTCCAATCACCTAAAGATAGAAATGATCTATATACCATCACTGTAAAGGTGGTTATTCCTATAGCTAAAGATGAACATATCGCTACGATGTACAGCCATGCTTTATGGGGAACGCAAGCAAGGAGGCAACATTTAAAGGACACGAAGTATTTCTCTTGCAAATGTCAAAGATGTAGCGATCCTACTGAATTAGGAACGTATTTGAGTGCTATGAAATGCCTTGGTGAAGAAAAGACGCCGTGTGATGGAATACATTTACCAGAAGATCCTTTGAATGAAGAAACAGATTGGGCTTGCAGCAAATGTAGTGTGAAAATCAGCAACTCTCAAGTCAACATGATTATATCGCAGATGGGTGACGAAGTTGACAATGTTCTGATGATGGGTGGCAATGCTATCATGTTAGAGAATCTTTTATGTAGATTGTCTATGTTTTTACATCCGAATCATTACCATTTGTATTCGATAAAGCATTCCCTGATCCAGCTGTATGGCAGACAACCGGCATTGTCGTCCGTAGAAATATTGGACAGGAAAATTAAAATGTGCAAGGAATTGATTGCTATCACTAAGATTTTGGACCCTGGTAATGCAAGATTAAGCTTGTACAGCAGTGTTCTTCAACATGAGTTGCATTCAGCTTTGGTGATGAAATCTAAAAAAGCAAATCCTGATGGGACTCCTAAATCTCTTGAAGAAATAAAGCCACTATTGATTCAAGCTAAGGCGGCTATTGAAGATGCAATCAGTTGCCTTAAAGATGATGACGAAGAAACTTCTGGACAAAAATTATCCGTCGTCATTGAAGAAAGTAAAAaagatttggaaaaatattgcaaagaaaaaaatattgttctttgA